One Streptomyces drozdowiczii DNA segment encodes these proteins:
- a CDS encoding DUF6879 family protein has translation MPLNAQQLNTATFAELLSDTHHAAVHLEMRDTYAVGDETDDYAAFLRTGVPNLDPSRSFWPQWMPLVKDAVARGVVMRRARIVSEPVTDYIRYEHAITPLNLQAGEDVRWLPRRRASDISLPGNDFWLLDDRLVQFHHFTGTGDWAADGKERTTDPAAVALCHAAFETVWERGTPHEKYTV, from the coding sequence ATGCCGCTGAACGCGCAGCAGCTGAACACCGCGACGTTCGCTGAGCTGCTCTCCGACACCCACCACGCGGCGGTCCACCTCGAGATGCGCGATACGTACGCTGTCGGTGACGAGACGGACGACTACGCCGCCTTTCTGCGCACCGGCGTCCCGAACCTCGACCCTTCCCGCTCGTTCTGGCCCCAGTGGATGCCGCTCGTGAAGGACGCGGTCGCACGCGGCGTGGTCATGCGCCGCGCACGGATCGTCTCCGAGCCGGTCACCGACTACATCCGCTACGAGCACGCCATCACGCCGCTCAACCTCCAGGCCGGCGAGGACGTGCGCTGGCTGCCCCGCCGCCGAGCCTCCGACATTTCGCTGCCCGGCAACGACTTCTGGCTTCTGGACGACCGGCTCGTGCAGTTCCACCACTTCACCGGTACCGGCGACTGGGCTGCCGACGGCAAGGAGCGCACCACCGACCCGGCCGCCGTCGCGCTGTGCCACGCCGCCTTCGAGACGGTGTGGGAGCGCGGCACCCCGCACGAGAAGTACACCGTCTAG
- a CDS encoding helix-turn-helix domain-containing protein, with translation MTASPSSSAQAAREALAVRLRHLRKDAGLTGRDLSARCGWHPAKTTRIQKGDAPPSDADIRAWCAACDADDQADDLIATARAVDSMYLEWRRLHKDGMRKVQQDWNTLHERTRVCRVYVSNVPPGFFQTPGFATALMEQITAFQGTPDDVAEAVAARVARSRFLYEGGHRYVVLMEESVLRYRTADPDAMRGQLSHLLAVMPLASVSLGVIPFTTQRTVWPLEAFYLHDDTTAVVETLTAEIKVKQPREIADYAKAFAGLAKMAVYGDAARALIRDALDALE, from the coding sequence ATGACCGCATCCCCATCGTCCAGTGCACAGGCAGCCCGTGAGGCGCTGGCCGTGCGCTTGCGGCACCTGCGCAAGGACGCCGGCCTCACCGGGAGGGACCTCTCCGCCCGGTGTGGCTGGCACCCGGCGAAGACCACCCGCATCCAGAAGGGCGACGCCCCGCCTTCCGACGCGGACATTCGCGCTTGGTGCGCGGCGTGCGACGCGGACGACCAGGCCGACGACCTCATCGCCACCGCCCGCGCCGTCGACTCCATGTACCTGGAGTGGCGCCGCCTGCACAAGGACGGGATGCGCAAGGTCCAGCAGGACTGGAACACCCTGCACGAACGGACCCGCGTCTGCCGGGTGTACGTCTCCAACGTCCCGCCCGGTTTCTTCCAGACGCCCGGCTTCGCCACCGCCCTCATGGAGCAGATCACCGCCTTCCAGGGCACCCCCGACGACGTGGCCGAAGCCGTCGCCGCCCGCGTCGCACGCTCCCGGTTCCTCTACGAGGGCGGCCACCGCTACGTCGTCCTCATGGAGGAATCCGTCCTGCGCTACCGCACCGCCGACCCCGACGCGATGCGCGGGCAGCTGAGCCACCTCCTGGCCGTGATGCCGCTCGCCTCGGTCTCGCTAGGGGTCATTCCGTTCACCACGCAGCGGACCGTGTGGCCGCTGGAGGCGTTCTACCTCCACGACGACACCACTGCCGTGGTGGAGACCTTGACGGCGGAGATCAAGGTCAAGCAGCCACGCGAAATCGCCGATTACGCCAAGGCGTTCGCCGGCCTGGCGAAGATGGCCGTCTACGGCGACGCGGCCCGCGCCCTCATCCGGGACGCGCTCGACGCCCTGGAGTGA
- a CDS encoding DUF6875 domain-containing protein: MTTSRTSAAPRPTAGALRLVEAATTRPRSVDIGAYAHRMTAHCPYLAPSLQQGLTTWTVYRADGDAEAVQAELFHAGAQAAEWLRPLLSRPHGLLRCENIVLVGEVPGVGHRGLLAWPHWVLKNVYGPVGVMFGKFYAGEVEVTAAGHRIPVAPASFLAVRAAVRRRDPRFLHATPDLAAALAAADDDGRDVFEHIPIQWKDIRTWARDHLPPRKPSPSSPGTQAPPARSSS, translated from the coding sequence GTGACCACCAGCCGTACCAGCGCAGCGCCCCGGCCCACCGCCGGGGCGCTGCGCCTCGTTGAGGCCGCCACCACCCGGCCGCGCTCCGTGGACATCGGTGCCTACGCACACCGGATGACCGCCCACTGCCCCTACCTGGCGCCCTCCCTCCAGCAGGGTCTGACGACCTGGACGGTTTACCGCGCCGATGGCGACGCCGAAGCCGTCCAGGCGGAGCTCTTCCACGCGGGCGCCCAAGCAGCGGAGTGGCTGCGGCCCTTGCTGAGCCGGCCCCACGGCCTTCTGCGGTGCGAGAACATCGTCCTGGTGGGCGAGGTGCCCGGCGTGGGGCACAGGGGCCTGCTGGCCTGGCCCCACTGGGTGCTGAAGAACGTCTACGGGCCGGTCGGGGTGATGTTCGGCAAGTTCTACGCCGGCGAAGTGGAAGTGACCGCAGCCGGACACCGGATCCCGGTCGCCCCCGCCTCGTTCCTCGCCGTGAGGGCCGCAGTCCGCCGCCGCGACCCCCGCTTCCTGCACGCGACGCCCGACCTGGCCGCCGCGCTCGCCGCGGCCGACGACGACGGACGCGACGTGTTCGAGCACATCCCCATTCAGTGGAAGGACATCCGCACATGGGCCAGGGACCACCTCCCCCCACGGAAGCCGTCGCCCTCCTCGCCGGGCACACAGGCACCCCCGGCGCGATCCAGCTCCTGA
- a CDS encoding protein kinase domain-containing protein, protein MGQGPPPPTEAVALLAGHTGTPGAIQLLSDRRGSRVWKVQGPGGAVAVKANDPDGDNAHEKAAEMAQEDDHLLRLTAAGAVSPDYRVGAGPWEGGRWLAVNWIDGVPLWQALALAREPEGDRATVRSWLTGIARSWTERLARMHAAGWAHADVQPTNTLVTSDGRAAVIDYALACGPGDRRAVPYRGALTHTTAPEIATAILSTPAGIHIQAHPAADIWSLGASLFWCWTGHRPVPYDETTDRLEKLAAIAKGTTTALRDVRPWLFPAFEDAITACLAADPSDRPTAEELTTAW, encoded by the coding sequence ATGGGCCAGGGACCACCTCCCCCCACGGAAGCCGTCGCCCTCCTCGCCGGGCACACAGGCACCCCCGGCGCGATCCAGCTCCTGAGCGACCGGCGCGGCTCCCGGGTCTGGAAGGTCCAGGGCCCCGGAGGAGCGGTCGCTGTGAAGGCCAACGACCCCGACGGCGACAACGCCCACGAGAAGGCCGCGGAGATGGCCCAGGAGGACGACCACCTTCTCCGACTCACGGCCGCCGGCGCCGTCAGCCCCGACTACCGGGTGGGCGCCGGGCCATGGGAGGGCGGCCGGTGGCTGGCCGTCAACTGGATCGACGGCGTACCCCTGTGGCAGGCGCTCGCCCTCGCTCGCGAGCCCGAAGGAGACCGTGCCACGGTCCGGTCCTGGCTCACGGGCATCGCGCGCAGTTGGACGGAGCGCCTCGCCCGGATGCACGCCGCCGGATGGGCTCACGCGGACGTCCAGCCGACCAACACCCTCGTCACGAGCGACGGCCGGGCGGCGGTCATCGACTACGCCCTCGCCTGTGGCCCGGGCGACCGCCGCGCCGTTCCGTACCGGGGAGCCCTCACCCACACCACCGCCCCGGAGATCGCCACCGCGATCCTCTCCACCCCCGCCGGCATCCACATCCAGGCACACCCGGCCGCCGACATCTGGAGCCTGGGCGCCTCCCTGTTCTGGTGCTGGACCGGCCACCGACCCGTCCCCTACGACGAGACCACCGACCGGCTGGAGAAGCTGGCCGCCATCGCCAAGGGCACCACCACCGCCCTGCGCGACGTCCGCCCGTGGCTGTTCCCCGCGTTCGAGGACGCCATCACCGCATGCCTGGCTGCCGACCCCTCCGACCGGCCCACCGCGGAGGAGCTGACCACCGCATGGTGA
- a CDS encoding GNAT family N-acetyltransferase, translating to MVTLRALRPDDARALTRVYSGASIRHTTGKPLTLDQAHEKIRTALDRAVETPRAQWSWGILTAHEMIGVISLRRRTRTMGTISYILREDTWGHGHATRAVQQVVSIAFTTAGLDRLEAMHHPDNPASGRVLTKAGFTRIGTSDRQTDYGSVPYELYALGLGGLATADAVDVCGPR from the coding sequence ATGGTGACCTTGCGCGCCCTACGCCCCGACGACGCGCGGGCCCTCACCCGTGTCTACAGCGGCGCCTCCATCCGGCACACCACCGGCAAACCCCTCACCCTCGACCAGGCACACGAGAAGATCCGCACCGCCCTTGACCGAGCTGTCGAAACCCCGCGCGCGCAGTGGAGCTGGGGCATCCTGACCGCACACGAGATGATCGGCGTGATCTCCCTGCGGCGACGAACGCGCACCATGGGCACCATCAGTTACATCCTCCGCGAGGACACCTGGGGCCACGGCCACGCCACCCGGGCCGTGCAACAGGTTGTCTCCATAGCCTTCACCACCGCCGGTCTCGACCGTCTGGAGGCCATGCACCACCCCGACAACCCCGCCTCAGGCCGCGTCCTGACCAAAGCCGGGTTCACCCGCATCGGCACATCCGACCGGCAGACCGACTACGGAAGCGTCCCCTATGAGCTGTATGCATTGGGTCTGGGCGGGCTCGCCACTGCCGACGCCGTCGATGTTTGCGGCCCTCGGTGA
- a CDS encoding thioredoxin family protein has product MAGRTVHLDDVTFDSTVLTAGSPVLVHFWAEWAGLCKLMISVVENVATEREGRLFAGELNIDQSPGVTARYQPSAVPELILFKQGAEALRLTGPFTESQVLERIDPHL; this is encoded by the coding sequence GTGGCCGGCAGGACCGTTCATCTTGATGATGTGACCTTCGACAGCACCGTGCTTACGGCGGGGTCGCCCGTGCTGGTGCACTTCTGGGCGGAGTGGGCAGGGCTCTGCAAGTTGATGATTTCGGTGGTCGAGAACGTGGCGACGGAGCGGGAGGGCCGACTGTTCGCCGGGGAGCTGAACATCGACCAGAGTCCCGGCGTCACCGCCAGGTACCAGCCCTCGGCGGTTCCCGAGCTGATCCTCTTCAAACAGGGGGCGGAGGCCCTGCGGCTGACGGGGCCCTTCACCGAGTCGCAGGTGCTGGAACGTATCGATCCCCATCTGTGA
- a CDS encoding dihydrofolate reductase family protein, producing MRKVIVTTFLTLDGVMQAPGGPEEDPESGFTHGGWQKPTYDEGVGEAIAAWYEDTDAMLLGRKTYDIFAGYWPTADPDNPFTERMNAMHKYVASRTLTSVDWQNSTLLTGDTADAVRRLKETEGRNINVVGSGDLAQTLMREDLVDEYRLTIHPVILGTGKRLFADGAIPTALEPVTVTGTKGGTVLAVYRPKGRPTYDSF from the coding sequence ATGCGCAAGGTCATCGTCACCACGTTCCTGACCCTCGACGGCGTCATGCAGGCCCCCGGCGGCCCCGAGGAGGACCCGGAGAGCGGCTTCACGCACGGCGGCTGGCAGAAGCCCACGTACGACGAGGGCGTCGGTGAGGCGATCGCCGCCTGGTACGAGGACACCGACGCGATGCTCCTCGGCCGCAAGACGTACGACATCTTCGCCGGGTACTGGCCGACGGCCGACCCGGACAACCCGTTCACGGAACGGATGAACGCCATGCACAAGTACGTGGCGTCCCGCACCCTGACGTCCGTGGACTGGCAGAACTCCACCCTCCTGACCGGCGACACCGCCGACGCCGTACGCCGCCTCAAGGAGACCGAGGGCCGCAACATCAACGTCGTAGGCAGCGGCGACCTCGCCCAGACCCTGATGCGCGAGGACCTGGTGGACGAGTACCGCCTCACCATCCACCCGGTGATCCTCGGCACCGGCAAGCGCCTCTTCGCGGACGGCGCGATCCCGACGGCCCTGGAACCGGTCACGGTCACGGGCACGAAGGGCGGCACGGTCCTGGCCGTCTACCGCCCGAAGGGGAGGCCGACGTACGACAGCTTCTAG
- a CDS encoding dihydrofolate reductase family protein has product MRTLISTAFVSLDGVMEAPGGEPGYRNSGWTFKGIDFLPEAYEIKGREQEEAGALMMGRLSYEAFSPVWPGMEEFAGYKAMPKYVVSTTLTEDGLVDTWGETHILRSLDDVAALKETDGGPLIVHGSATLNHALSDAGLIDRYHLLVFPLLLGAGKRLFSASDKDTQHLKLVEHEAFPNGIQKNVFDVVR; this is encoded by the coding sequence ATGCGCACACTCATCAGCACCGCCTTCGTCTCCCTCGACGGTGTCATGGAGGCCCCGGGCGGCGAGCCCGGCTACCGGAACTCCGGCTGGACGTTCAAGGGCATCGACTTCCTGCCCGAGGCGTACGAGATCAAGGGCCGGGAGCAGGAGGAGGCCGGGGCGCTCATGATGGGGCGGCTCAGCTACGAGGCGTTCAGCCCCGTGTGGCCCGGCATGGAGGAGTTCGCCGGGTACAAGGCGATGCCCAAGTACGTCGTGTCCACGACACTCACCGAGGACGGCCTCGTGGACACCTGGGGCGAGACCCACATCCTCCGCTCCCTGGACGACGTCGCCGCGCTCAAGGAGACCGACGGCGGCCCGCTCATCGTCCACGGCAGCGCCACCCTCAACCACGCGCTCTCCGACGCCGGCCTGATCGACCGCTACCACCTGCTCGTCTTCCCGCTGCTCCTCGGCGCGGGCAAGCGCCTGTTCAGCGCGTCCGACAAGGACACCCAGCACCTGAAGCTCGTGGAGCACGAGGCGTTCCCCAACGGCATCCAGAAGAACGTCTTCGACGTGGTCCGCTGA
- a CDS encoding DinB family protein: MIDDAVKQRLHYNLRTVREAVVWKLDGLGEYDIRRPLTWTGTNLLGLVKHLSFWEARYFGDVFGRPFPEPLPRWDDNEPGSRDMWATEEETRDEIVALYRRVWAHTDATIAALPLDAPGRVEWWRQPEVRLSDVMIHMHGETARHAGHADILREQLDHATGRTAAYAEPREDDAYWEAHRAKIERAARAAEDGA; the protein is encoded by the coding sequence ATGATCGATGACGCGGTGAAACAACGTCTCCACTACAACCTGCGGACCGTCCGGGAGGCCGTGGTCTGGAAGCTCGACGGGCTCGGCGAGTACGACATCCGGCGGCCGTTGACCTGGACCGGGACCAATCTGCTCGGGCTCGTCAAGCACCTGTCGTTCTGGGAGGCCCGGTACTTCGGGGACGTCTTCGGGCGGCCGTTCCCCGAGCCGCTTCCCCGGTGGGACGACAACGAACCGGGCAGCCGGGACATGTGGGCCACCGAAGAGGAGACCCGGGACGAGATCGTCGCCCTGTACCGACGGGTGTGGGCGCACACGGACGCGACGATCGCCGCGCTGCCGCTCGACGCGCCCGGCCGGGTGGAGTGGTGGCGGCAGCCCGAGGTGCGGCTGTCCGACGTGATGATCCACATGCACGGCGAGACCGCCCGCCACGCGGGCCACGCCGACATCCTCCGCGAACAGCTCGACCACGCGACGGGCAGGACGGCCGCGTACGCCGAACCGCGGGAGGACGACGCGTACTGGGAGGCGCACCGCGCGAAGATCGAACGCGCGGCGCGGGCCGCCGAGGACGGCGCGTAA
- a CDS encoding RNA polymerase sigma-70 factor translates to MGKAEEFEELRALLFSIAYRILGSVAEAEDAVQETWLRYDASATRPDSVKAFLSTTVTRIAIDVLRSARVRREEYVGPWLPEPLLDDPYADPARAAELADSVSMASLLLLERLSPLERSVFVLREVFAFGFGDIAAAVGRSEAACRQLLVRARRHMHEGRPRFEADRAEQRELAARFFDALSRGDVDGLRSLLSADVQLVGDGGGKAPQLARTVVGADNAARLLATVYPLMAEAGITCEPREVNGRPGALFRVRDGGVLHILSLDVLDGQIQTVRSIINPDKLGHLGPVADAWAADREVRALRRRDG, encoded by the coding sequence ATGGGCAAGGCCGAGGAGTTCGAGGAGCTGCGGGCGCTGCTGTTCTCGATCGCGTACCGCATCCTGGGCAGCGTCGCCGAGGCGGAGGACGCCGTCCAGGAGACCTGGCTCCGCTACGACGCCTCGGCCACCCGGCCGGATTCGGTGAAGGCGTTCCTCTCCACCACGGTGACCCGGATCGCGATCGACGTGCTGCGGTCGGCCCGGGTGCGGCGGGAGGAGTACGTCGGCCCGTGGCTGCCGGAGCCGCTGCTGGACGACCCGTACGCGGACCCGGCGCGGGCCGCCGAGCTGGCGGACTCGGTGTCGATGGCGTCCCTGCTCCTCCTGGAACGGCTCAGTCCGCTGGAGCGGTCGGTGTTCGTGCTGCGGGAGGTCTTCGCCTTCGGCTTCGGGGACATCGCGGCGGCGGTGGGCCGCTCCGAGGCGGCCTGCCGCCAGCTGCTCGTACGGGCCCGACGGCACATGCACGAGGGCCGGCCCCGGTTCGAGGCGGACCGCGCGGAGCAGCGCGAGCTGGCGGCCCGGTTCTTCGACGCGCTGTCCCGGGGCGATGTGGACGGGCTGCGGAGCCTGCTCTCCGCCGACGTCCAGCTCGTGGGCGACGGCGGCGGCAAGGCCCCGCAGCTGGCCCGCACGGTCGTCGGCGCGGACAACGCGGCCCGGCTGCTCGCCACGGTCTACCCCCTCATGGCCGAGGCCGGCATCACCTGCGAACCGCGCGAGGTCAACGGCCGCCCGGGGGCGCTGTTCCGCGTCCGCGACGGCGGCGTGCTCCACATCCTGTCCCTGGACGTGCTGGACGGGCAGATCCAGACGGTCCGCTCGATCATCAACCCGGACAAGCTCGGCCACCTGGGCCCGGTGGCGGACGCGTGGGCGGCGGACCGCGAGGTGAGGGCGCTGCGCAGGCGGGACGGCTGA
- a CDS encoding carboxymuconolactone decarboxylase family protein — MNARINYFTSPVAGKALKYFMAVGRELKESPLPAATQELVALRVSQINGCAACIDMHTKEAVAAGESAVRLNLVVAWREATVFTDAERAALALAEQGTRTADAATGVDDDTWAHAAEFYDEEQLTALVMLVSFMNAVNRLNIITQQPAGDYQPGQFH, encoded by the coding sequence ATGAACGCACGGATCAACTACTTCACGAGCCCCGTCGCCGGGAAGGCCCTCAAGTACTTCATGGCCGTCGGCCGGGAGCTGAAGGAGTCGCCGCTGCCCGCCGCGACGCAGGAGCTCGTCGCGCTCCGGGTCAGCCAGATCAACGGCTGCGCGGCCTGCATCGACATGCACACCAAGGAGGCCGTCGCGGCCGGGGAGAGCGCGGTGCGGCTGAATCTCGTCGTGGCCTGGCGGGAGGCCACCGTGTTCACGGACGCCGAGCGCGCCGCCCTCGCCCTCGCCGAGCAGGGCACGCGCACGGCCGACGCCGCGACCGGGGTGGACGACGACACCTGGGCGCACGCCGCCGAGTTCTACGACGAGGAGCAGTTGACCGCGCTCGTCATGCTGGTCTCGTTCATGAACGCGGTGAACCGGCTGAACATCATCACGCAGCAGCCGGCGGGCGACTACCAGCCCGGACAGTTCCACTGA
- a CDS encoding MerR family transcriptional regulator, producing MDGNALLSIGELARRTGLSVKTIRYYSDRGIVMPSARTPAGYRRYGPDTVARLALVRTLRQLGLGLDTIRKVADRELPLPEVAAAHVEALEAQIRVLRLRQALLAAVAERRLTPEETDLMHQLARLTDDERRRLVADFLHAVFDGVDLPGVARTLTPDLPTAPDAEQTRAWAEWAALAQDPGFRTALRRTIADLAAERPRGGVPRRDFAAAVRDLVAPALAAGLDPASPDADPVVAALTAEHARPDGLLPRLRRLNDPRRDRYVQLLAVINGWPAPESPGPALAWAAEAVRVRAA from the coding sequence ATGGACGGCAACGCGCTCCTCTCGATCGGGGAGCTGGCCCGGCGGACCGGGCTCAGTGTGAAGACGATCCGGTACTACTCCGATCGCGGAATCGTGATGCCGTCCGCCCGCACCCCGGCCGGCTACCGCCGCTACGGCCCCGACACCGTGGCGCGCCTCGCGCTCGTACGGACGCTGCGGCAGCTCGGGCTCGGCCTGGACACGATCCGCAAGGTGGCCGACCGGGAGCTGCCGCTGCCCGAAGTCGCCGCGGCGCACGTGGAGGCGCTGGAGGCGCAGATCCGCGTCCTGCGCCTGCGGCAGGCGCTGCTGGCCGCCGTGGCCGAGCGCCGGCTCACCCCCGAGGAGACCGATCTCATGCATCAGCTCGCCCGGCTCACCGACGACGAACGCCGACGCCTCGTCGCCGACTTCCTGCACGCGGTCTTCGACGGCGTCGACCTCCCCGGTGTCGCCCGCACCCTCACCCCCGACCTCCCCACCGCCCCCGACGCCGAGCAGACCCGCGCCTGGGCGGAGTGGGCCGCGCTGGCCCAGGACCCCGGATTCCGCACCGCTCTCCGCCGGACGATCGCGGACCTCGCGGCCGAGCGGCCCCGAGGCGGCGTCCCCCGGCGCGACTTCGCCGCCGCCGTACGCGATCTCGTCGCCCCCGCCCTGGCCGCCGGGCTCGACCCCGCCTCGCCCGACGCGGACCCGGTCGTCGCGGCCCTCACCGCCGAGCACGCCCGCCCGGACGGGCTCCTCCCCCGGCTCCGGCGCCTCAACGACCCGCGCCGCGACCGTTACGTACAGCTGCTCGCCGTGATCAACGGCTGGCCGGCTCCGGAGAGCCCGGGCCCCGCGCTCGCCTGGGCCGCCGAGGCCGTACGCGTACGAGCTGCGTAA
- a CDS encoding tetratricopeptide repeat protein, whose protein sequence is MRELFELDAHFADYPGLAPRADALYRRGSALSAEAGMYYAMFLTETGEESWPEAIELLLRAREEGVPQAAALLGNKCEQRGEMAMAERAHLLAVEAGEEAPKWNLGMLCLRFGRYDEAERWFREFGEDDQDAVRQLARIVALREGGPRAEDEPDYRQLAALRERAEAGDVRAGYEYADMLNDWGGKNARHLIPWLEPAARAGDADALYDLAQLCAKLRRFTDRDMWHRKSAEAGDQHSCHHMGWLSDHHHDYQESERWYVRAAGLGSRLDSMIAGKLMVQRGAYTEAEPYLRRAWEEGDDSDEFRTETAGYYGTALRHLGRLGEAMGLLATAVEGWDGVRRLYGSDDLDVLARMIDPAKELEALDEALDAELDAELEEDDDEE, encoded by the coding sequence GTGCGCGAACTCTTCGAGCTGGACGCCCACTTCGCGGACTACCCGGGACTCGCCCCGCGCGCCGACGCGCTCTACCGCCGGGGCTCCGCGCTCAGCGCCGAGGCGGGGATGTACTACGCGATGTTCCTCACCGAGACCGGCGAGGAGTCCTGGCCCGAGGCCATCGAGCTGCTGCTCCGGGCCCGCGAGGAGGGCGTCCCGCAGGCCGCCGCCCTCCTCGGCAACAAGTGCGAGCAGCGCGGCGAGATGGCGATGGCCGAGCGCGCCCACCTCCTCGCCGTCGAGGCGGGCGAGGAGGCGCCGAAGTGGAACCTGGGGATGCTGTGCCTGCGGTTCGGCCGGTACGACGAGGCCGAGCGCTGGTTCCGTGAGTTCGGCGAGGACGACCAGGACGCCGTGCGGCAGCTCGCCCGGATCGTCGCGCTCCGCGAGGGCGGCCCCCGCGCGGAGGACGAGCCGGACTACCGGCAGCTGGCCGCACTGCGGGAACGGGCCGAGGCCGGGGACGTACGGGCGGGTTACGAGTACGCGGACATGCTCAACGACTGGGGCGGCAAGAACGCCCGCCACCTGATCCCCTGGTTGGAGCCCGCCGCCCGCGCCGGGGACGCGGACGCGCTGTACGACCTGGCGCAGCTGTGCGCGAAGCTGCGCCGCTTCACCGACCGCGACATGTGGCACCGCAAGTCCGCCGAGGCGGGGGACCAGCACTCCTGCCACCACATGGGCTGGCTCTCCGACCACCACCACGACTACCAGGAGTCCGAGCGCTGGTACGTCCGCGCCGCCGGGCTCGGTTCCCGCCTCGACTCCATGATCGCGGGCAAGCTGATGGTCCAGCGCGGCGCGTACACCGAGGCCGAACCGTATCTCCGCCGCGCCTGGGAGGAGGGCGACGACAGCGACGAGTTCCGTACGGAGACCGCCGGCTACTACGGGACCGCCCTGCGCCACCTCGGCCGCCTCGGCGAGGCCATGGGCCTCCTGGCGACCGCCGTCGAGGGCTGGGACGGCGTACGCCGCCTCTACGGCTCGGACGACCTGGACGTTCTGGCCCGCATGATCGACCCGGCGAAGGAACTGGAGGCGCTGGACGAGGCGTTGGACGCGGAGCTGGACGCCGAACTGGAGGAGGACGACGACGAGGAGTGA